The Exiguobacterium acetylicum genome includes a window with the following:
- a CDS encoding MFS transporter: MPAYVIERFYWEARGMSIADVVIAEIVFAWVMLICEVPFGLLSDRWGRKPFILAGFVCEWLSFTVLLEAYSLAAFLLAMVLAGIGGAALSGALEAHVYETLRMHRIEERFETVWRMLSISGLLTAGLAALVGSYAVRFVDLIWHYQVSWWVLLGTVLLTFSLKEAPRVTGDESRPLLTLLKGLSIRRVYVRVLCLVLLYGATIDFVDEFWQLYLRDQSIPMIYMGLVFVLFQIMQAIGASMSQFQSPVGWAMLYIVCLVGLSVASPLISIGLLGLLYLCYGWAEPYVTTIIQEVAPENGRATFASLISVIERVSVLGTGMLFVLIERTFSLQMTYAALGFVALMFLIMYDMTRTRRN, translated from the coding sequence ATTCCGGCTTATGTGATTGAGCGGTTCTACTGGGAAGCACGCGGTATGAGTATTGCCGACGTCGTCATTGCTGAGATCGTTTTTGCTTGGGTGATGTTAATTTGTGAGGTGCCGTTTGGTCTATTATCGGATCGATGGGGCAGAAAACCATTCATTTTAGCTGGGTTCGTGTGCGAGTGGTTATCGTTCACGGTGCTGCTTGAAGCATACTCACTAGCTGCTTTCCTTTTAGCGATGGTACTTGCCGGAATTGGTGGCGCAGCACTCAGTGGAGCGCTTGAAGCCCACGTCTATGAAACATTGCGGATGCATAGAATAGAGGAGCGTTTTGAGACAGTGTGGCGAATGCTCTCAATTAGTGGTTTGCTTACGGCGGGACTTGCAGCACTTGTCGGTAGTTATGCTGTCCGATTCGTCGACTTGATCTGGCATTATCAAGTATCCTGGTGGGTCTTACTCGGAACGGTGCTGTTGACGTTTTCTTTGAAAGAAGCTCCTCGGGTAACGGGTGACGAGTCTCGCCCGCTTCTGACGTTGCTCAAAGGATTGTCAATCCGGCGCGTATATGTTCGAGTCCTTTGTCTCGTCCTGTTGTACGGGGCAACGATTGATTTCGTCGATGAGTTTTGGCAACTTTATTTGCGTGACCAGTCGATACCGATGATCTATATGGGGCTCGTCTTCGTGTTGTTTCAAATCATGCAGGCAATCGGTGCGTCCATGTCACAGTTTCAGTCACCTGTCGGATGGGCGATGCTCTATATCGTGTGCCTTGTTGGATTGTCGGTGGCGTCACCACTCATCAGCATCGGGTTACTCGGTCTGTTGTACTTGTGTTACGGATGGGCGGAGCCATATGTGACGACAATCATTCAAGAGGTAGCACCAGAAAATGGACGCGCAACGTTTGCGTCGCTGATCTCGGTCATCGAACGTGTATCTGTTCTTGGGACCGGAATGTTATTTGTCCTGATCGAACGTACTTTCTCGCTTCAGATGACGTATGCTGCACTAGGGTTCGTCGCGCTTATGTTTCTCATAATGTATGATATGACGCGAACGCGTCGGAACTGA